From Elephas maximus indicus isolate mEleMax1 chromosome 1, mEleMax1 primary haplotype, whole genome shotgun sequence, a single genomic window includes:
- the LOC126087356 gene encoding translation initiation factor IF-2-like, with amino-acid sequence MGTGTGAPGRSGKGRGVGPRVPQGNADGRAPESPGSAEAVVRRPQQVSLCVATVCPGAKTTAAAAALRRTPFLRDRPFPEGRPRQLGARRAGEQASGVAPKKAPQKPQAAQWGAAQPGVRLRGRPWRSQRRPRYQPTTPAAARATPARAAARSGEPGPESPARRARRGGCVGDRALPGRPRGAPWAQDGRGSGGRARRVSILKICPGRCPAFALGENLAEFGSSPEGRCKV; translated from the coding sequence ATGGGAACCGGGACGGGGGCGCCGGGTCGCTCCGGAAAGGGCCGTGGGGTGGGCCCGAGAGTCCCCCAGGGGAACGCGGACGGGCGGGCCCCAGAGTCCCCGGGCTCGGCGGAAGCGGTGGTAAGGCGCCCGCAGCAAGTTTCACTTTGTGTAGCAACTGTTTGTCCCGGGGCTAAAAccaccgctgccgccgccgcgcTTCGGAGGACCCCTTTCCTGCGCGACCGCCCTTTTCCGGAAGGAAGGCCACGGCAGCTCGGCGCTCGGCGGGCCGGTGAACAGGCCAGCGGTGTGGCCCCCAAGAAAGCCCCCCAGAAGCCGCAGGCAGCCCAGTGGGGGGCGGCCCAGCCCGGGGTTCGGCTCCGGGGACGACCCTGGCGCTCGCAGCGGCGCCCCCGATACCAGCCCACCACACCTGCGGCGGCACGAGCCACTCCCGCCCGGGCAGCAGCGCGGTCCGGAGAGCCCGGCCCGGAGAGCCCGGCCCGGAGAGCCCGGCGGGGCGGGTGTGTGGGGGACCGCGCCCTTCCCGGCCGACCACGAGGAGCGCCCTGGGCGCAAGATGGCCGCGGGTCGGGAGGGCGCGCTCGTCGAGTCTCCATCTTAAAGATCTGCCCTGGCCGCTGCCCGGCCTTTGCCCTTGGAGAGAACTTGGCAGAGTTTGGTTCCTCTCCTGAGGGTAGATGTAAGGTGTGA